The Hermetia illucens chromosome 2, iHerIll2.2.curated.20191125, whole genome shotgun sequence genomic interval ctcgaaacatctcatcatagggtcaaagctcttactgtacaagacattgatcttgccagcccttatgtattcctcggagacctgggttcttagctagaAAAACTTGCAAAATTCtgaccgcgttcgaaagaacaatcctccgacgaatttttagccccctacatgacgataaACGATCCTGTAGCCTAtcgaacgacgaaatctatgagcgatttcaCGACCGTCGGCagttgataaaatccgactcaattggttacggtgagtgggtcacctaatccgcaaAGATAAGGATGTTGCcactcgaaaagtctataaggccaatatctatggtagaaaaagaagacgatgcagaccctgcttgagatggagcgatagcgtaggccaggataccagtcagctttgagggatatcgaattggtgaacctcgacgcaaaaccggggtgcctgGAATTTCCTAGtgaggcaggcctacaccggataccggttgtatatacactacgaactatgtataaatgaaaccattgtCTACCCGAATAATATTATttgaaagatcaacaaaacctttcatagtcCCGACCttctggtttccgacttgttttctcgcCCCTTCTAAAAACTTAGTTCTTACAAAGTTTTTCTGATTGGTATCCAAAGACCATGTcaaaagaaaatcattttctttTCGCGTTTAGAAATTTATGAGTAGTTAGGACCGGAAAATACAACAGACATTTCAACACTTTTTCATACAACTACATAGAACAATGCAATTTTTCATACCGTTGAATTAATTTAGATAACAAATAAaatgatatatacatatatacctaAGTGTGTGGTTCCAGAAATAATAATACTCCGTTCCCATCTGGAAATATAGATATCTACCTACTATTAAACATAGAATAGATACTTGTCACCGGGAATCTTTGAGCATCCCCAAGGTATTAGCATGATTTTATTGGAactaatttgaataaaattcgaACCGTTCCAGAATATCCCCAAATACTGGAAACCGCTAATAATAGCCCAACAAATTAGGATATGATACCCAAAAACCAGCAGGGGACACATATCAAATACCCACGTGTACATACGTAATTGCTCATATCATGAACCTGGATCTTAGCTGGATCGGTGCTCTCTGATAAATATATCTTGTATCTAGACGCAAAACGTTACACCCTCGCATCCTGTCTGGAAAACTATATAATATTAACGATTCAAACAACTACTAAGGTATCACAGCAGACATCCTAAATACGTAAAAGCACAATTCTCTTCATCATCCGTCATCATTATAAGCATCACACTAATCATTGGTTTCATACAGGACCCTTCGTTCTGTATATCTAACAGAAACTCACATACATACGCTCGTGCATATGTTTAGCATGTAGGTATAAGCGTATTTTACAAAACGTATCACCACAGATTTCATTCATATTATGTCCTTTCTCGTGATAATTAAATGAATCCCTAGAAGTGTATCAACAATTTTCAGTATAAATAATAGGCGTTGCGGTACTTTTAGCATCAGTGTAATTTCGAGTACAGTAGTCATCAATTCACAAGTGTTGAACCTTTTCAGAATGGCATCTCCCCGACTGATCCTTTTAGCTGTTTTGTTCGTAGCTTGCCTATTGTCCTGCAGTGCTCAAGTAATTtatattctataaaaaaatatgttaagaAAATCGGAGGTTGTAGCAAAGTTttcaaagtgaatttttaatGTCCTTATTCTAAGGATAATAAGTACATTTGGTAAACTAATATCCTTTGAATGGATCCTAGGAAGAAGTGCAAGTGTAAAATGCAGTGTGCAATACtcaaagcaataaaacaaacccGTGATTTTTAGATGCTTTAATATTTCCTATGAATTATGAAAACTTAGGAAAAACTAAAggagaaaattgatttttcctcAACAGCTAACTTTCACACCAGGATGGGGCAAGCGAAGTACTAATAATATGTTCGGAAACTCCGCTGGAATGAACAACAGAGCGCTCGGATGCAAAAGCTCAACTGAATCACTTCTAGCAATTTTCCACTTTATCGAGGTGACCTTCATGGCAACATAGCATAGATAATAATTTTATCATAATTTGCATATAATTCTCGTATGAGTTACCTCGAATCTAAATCAATTCCTATCTCTTCTCTTCTGCCAGGCCGAAGCGCAAAAGTTCTTGGACTGCAACCAAAAGTGATTCCATCCCTGATCAGCAAACCATGGCGCTTTTGAATACTTCTAACGACAACAACAACGATAACGACTGTGTACAATATTATTATGCTATTTAGAGAACAAAATGATGAGCActtgttggatagattttattTTCTTGATACAACCCATTTACTGTATTTACCGATATTGTGACAATATATAATTGGCATAAGTTGAAATGATTTGGAGTCATTTTTTTGTGATACGTGTTCGCCCAGGAGGGAGTCATCCAATTCCTTATTAAAGCTTATAGAGTGCGAGTTTCGAAAATAATGGTCGATACATAATATTCTTTTTTATACCCGGaggtgttaaaaaatcttagaaagacacatctATTTCAGCTCTGCCGTGTGAACGTCAAAGCTGGCAGATATCCCGCGGGACCCCCatttaggcattacttcgcgggcgGGCTTACTTTCCGTAGACCTTCATatttccaactctgcagtcttcggCTACTTTACTTCCCTCAGCAGCTCCATTCTGCCTTTAAGGTGCAACCTCCGAATTTGGGTTTATATCCGCAACATTGTGTGGATAACCGAAGTCCAGTTTGCCTCCGACCTGAACATTTCCCAGATTAAGTTGTAGCGGCTCACGCCGATTCCCAAGACTCCTCTCAGGCTTCTTCTCCGGGTCCTCTGAGATCCCACGATATCTGTAACAGTTTGGGGCATCATCCACACCGGTTCGATGCAGATACGTTCGGTAGCAGCCACCGTGTCCAGTAAGAAAGTGCGTGAGGTGATAGTGGTGTCCTCGGTCAAGCCATTCCCTAATATCAAGAATAAGCTTGTATGTCCACCGGCCCTTCGACGACTCTCTTGCCGTCCGCTGGTGATCTGCTTCCGTTCCTAATGGACCCGACGGCCTCCATCCATACAGGCATCGCATCTCACTTGCTAACAGGTCAATAGAAACCATCACTGCGATTACGAACAAGCATCATCCGAACTAGTTCGAAATGCGCTGCATACCCCCAGTGGAATCAGACGATAGACAGAATTAATCTTCCCCCAGTTCTGTACGTTGTCCAAAGCCTCCGCCCAAACAAGCGACGCTTACAACAATATAGACCGCACGATGCCAGCTATCAGCAGCCTCCTACACTGTTTTGGCCCACCTACGCTCGGCATCAGTCTGGCAAGAGCCGTGGTGGCCTTTGAAGCTTTTTCAtgccctttgaaactcagcctGGCATCAAGAGTCACGCCAAGGTATTTGACGGTCGGCTTTGAGACGATCATATGGCTTCCAACCCGCAGACTGATCGTATTTATTTCCGGCGATTTGTAATGAGgattgcctccgtcttttccttcGCCAGGCTCAGTCCGGCCCCATCAAATCAGGACCTTACAACCATGACCGACTcgattgcgtaaacctccacatcctctggaaGTTTTGCAAAGATCACTATGGTCAGGTCTTCTGCAAAACCGACCGacaagtaactctcgattagcttagctaagtaaccaggtgcattaatgttggccaatgactccttaatgcggccccagttggcggaatggaatgcattttttacatccaccgtcaccacggcacagcacttgccagaaagcattgccTCTCGAGCCAGGTACACCACTCTTCCCACCGCGCCAACAATAGAGcgagctttccggaacccaCATTGTTCATCCGCAAGACCATTCCCGTCTTTCACGATTGGGaacaatctattgtagatgatgcgCTCGAACATCTTCCCCACAGTGTTCAACAAGCAGATAGTCCGATaggtatttatgaaccaatcaggTCTGGTCCCCACCGCCTGCAGCACTTTattagggatgctatccaaacccGGAGCCTTACCATCGCCGAACCTTCCGCAGACCTCCCGAAGTTCTCCCTCGGTAAAGCGAGGTACTAGATCCATCTCCATTTGCTCCTCGTATGGTGAGAAAAGCGCGTGGTTACCATTTTTCGTAGAAGccgtggacaggtcacctggggcgaTTTTGGCCCCTgcaacttcttcataaccagcctGTGGGCCATGCCCCAGCGATTTATGTTGGCATCCACACACAGTCGCCTTTTGCTCCTACGAATGGCCTCCTTTTTTCTGCCATGCAACGTCCTATAATTCCGTTCGCGCTGCTTGTGATCGAGTCTTCCCCTGGATCATTGGAACTACCTTCTTACTCGATGGCATGCCGATCTTAGCTCCCCGATttcgctattccaccaatagtttggctgTTGCTCTGGCTGTGGCTCTCGcccgtcgcatgcttcggtcaCCCATCGCATGATTCTCGATGCCATTTCGGTCGCCGTGCCATTCAAATCGTCATGACCCGCCAGAGCTTCGGACAACACAATCCTCCTCAAACGCCTTCATCGTCTAGCCCGGCATCCCTACTCGCTTTCTGCGAGCATTCAACCCGCCACTTGGCCCACCAGCGACTTTTTAAAAGATCGCCTGATGGTTCCTGTGGGTGTAATGCTCACTGATATGCCAGGTAGTTCCCCTTGCCAATGCGGAGCTCACATACGTGAGGTCGACGAGAGAGCCCAGGCCTCTCCCTCTGAACGGAAATGAGTTCCCAACATTGACAAGTGCAACATCCAACTCGGCAAAtacctcgagcaggatacgtccTCTCTCGTTTGTCCTTCCCACTCACAGGcccaggcattgaagtcacccgctatgattttcGGGGTATGACTCTTTGCGTCCAGCACCAAATGGTGCAGCATCTTTTGGTACTGCGCACCCGTTGCGCTAGGAGGAGCCCATCTTTGCTCTCACGAAACCAGTTTCCGGACGTTGCATAACTTCCTGAACGTACGCCCATATCGCTACCTTACCGATTTGGTCCCTGGTCCAGACATCGTCACCGTAGTTGCGATAGGGTTCACAAATAATGGCAAAGTCAATTCCCTTTTCTCGGATGGTCTGTGAGAGGAGGTATTGCACCGCTTCACAGTtgttgagatttatttgaatcaatctcatttgaGCCTTGTAGTTAGTGCTCTCCTGAACACTGAACATCTGCTACTGCCAGTAATATGTCGGTTGTCGATGTTCTCCTTACCTTCgcacagcatgcatttcgggTCAACTGTGCACCCGTCGACCTGCTCCGCACTTTCTGCACCGCTTTGATCTATCGTGGGCGCCGCTGCATGTTGCGGCTATGTGCCCAAAGTCgaggcacctgaagcatcttttcatgtCCACACGCTATCTGAGTCGAAAGTTGACCCAGCCTATCTTCATTCTGCCCGCCGCTAGTATTTTGGACGCTGTCTCTATTGGTAGGCTGACAACTGCAGTCTGCGTCCCCCCATAAGCCTTTCGCATCGATTTGACTGCCGATTCCTAAAGTCCCGAAAGATGgaacaccttttccagtgctgcgTAGACATCCTCCTTCGTGGTGACCTCATTAATGTCCTTGCCCTCGAGAGTTACCTCCTGCCATCTGGCCCTTACTTCAGCCTACTGGCTAAGGGATTTTTCCGTCTGGCCGAGGAATTTTTCCGCTGTTTTATCATTACAGTTCTTTAGCTCCAGCATGAGATCCCCTTCTGCGACCGCCTAATTCGGTTGACACTGTTTTCTAGATCTCTAAGCTCTGGGTCCGACTTAACTTGCTTAAGAATGATAATAAGCTAAAACTACTCACCCCATTACCAGGTTGTTACCAAATGTAAAATAAGTTATCATACATAACATGACTTCTTCAATTTGATTTGCTGTTACTAATCCCATTTTCCCCCAAAGATATctcaattttcatttcatttttttttcaaatagtgaATTACCTAAGTATCTaaattttctcctaaaagtgcagatttgcaTGTTTGCCTCGTTTATCTTATGCCGCATCCAGACGCTTACTATAATATTTGCCAAAACCTCCAAACattcaacaaatatttaccttGATTTTACGTGTCAACATCGACATCATGTGCAAGTACGTTACACTAGCCACAGACGTACAACCAAGGTATCAAGCAAGTCGTTGGTTGCTTGACCTTATCGGCCAAGGGCAACTTGTCCGCAGACATGCAATCTCGCTGTAACCGCCGACAAACATGCACTCTCCTTGCAACTGACAGCCTACTTGACAACTTGCTTGCACGTGCAGGGCTTCtttaaagattcatttaggATTAGTGGCAactgatcttaatggaatctgtGTTTCAAAATTCTTCTATAGGAAGCTCGATGGTAGTGCACGCGcatatacatttttaaggttttgtgtcaaacaaaactttattacacTCGTtttaatgtctatctgtccatttgtccgtctgtctatctgtctttttttccatcatggatacgcatctagaatctaggacacgcatgtcGAACTCTTactgactaaaacctcccatattttctccacactctccccgcgagaccaccgttctggtattgcttcgcggggctgttcagttcttagctgttcactctaaacgagctgcttCCGCTTTGCGTGGCATTAATTACAGTAGTTTCCTTTCTATATCTCCGCTGCTCCTTCTAGCTGCTGATGGACCCGTTTcaccgccatgctattaacatagtatgctggttccaagcacagtaaaagaggagggtttgcggcaacatattttgtactatcctcggtaAAACAAGAaatatcagggaaagagataaatagagtatagttggagttattccactatcctaaatcctacctgatctctcttggtgatagataccgcgacaggccgaccaagaaaatgtacgagtatacaatgtcgttagaaacaacattatcggattgagtcacaagcctcgagaaaatgctagggcgtccacatcAGTTGACGCGGCAGACAGGCCCCGGTTctgccgagaaatgggcaagggttcttgacgcatggacggcgtcaggatataagcaagttagtccgaacacccCTAACTGGGAAGACCAAGGAACTCaaaagagcccttcggaaaaggcgcattgatatctgcgctctgcaagaaacccgatggtctggttccaaaagctgcgacattgaacgcgaacccGGTAAAAATGGGGATAAACTTCTCTATAttgatagcccacacactcaatatggtgttgccaTTCCCATCacagaaggtttccgtgatgccattaaagaaagcggacgatttgatgatcggctgatgacgCTCACcactatatcagctgatcgcactactcacttcttcaccgcgtacgcaccacaggccGGTCGATCTgaagccgagaaagatgctttctggcaacttctcgatgaaaagacctgccacgtgcctgctgacgactacatcatcattgccggcgaccttaatggtcatgtgggtgaaaaggcagacggtaacaggtgtcatggggaaagggatttggagcgcgcaatgagggcggcgagcgtataatcgagtttgcagacacccatgaccttgtacctatgaatacatggttcatcaaacgattgtctcatcttcctacattttagagTGGAAATAGTATAacgaaaatcgactatattctcataagacgctaaCATTCTACCACCGCCACTGAttgtaaagccgttccctatgagacaagaatgacaagaacggtagttTGCTTACCAAacatcgagccgcaacggatagatggcaagaatgcttctagcagatttcaactgaagaattttttcatcccccacttccacaatcattgccgacatttgaaccagttccacctgtcagcgcaactagggcgatcaaacccgagtctgcacggggacacaTCTGAACTGgcaattggccacgaaaccttaccaggggtatactggtaccatgagaaccgggatagctcctagactctcatacttcgggtgaactcccgttgtatgtgagtacagctcggttatttgcggtaggccccctagtgggagtttcatgtgggttgtggttatgctcaagcgagaagagactttcgggcttcggcgtggtgttccgtttcaacacaggtgccgtactccttagttcggtagagatttagttatgtcttgcatccaccagtatgaatgctaagccatgcacttggtatagactggtgtcGTTGTTGCtggtctcagcggggctctgattgtggtcacgaaatcaatccgtgtcttaagaagaccgtgggattaagtcgcaagacaggtgctcacattaaaccctcaaggacttaactgtcagcgcaactgaagtcgagaaggcaataaaactaatgaaatcggggagagcaacaggatctgacgacattgcatatGAGCTCtgaaaaacgaagagctgggacgcaacactgtggctcagtgaattctttaatcgggttattccgAAAGGAacaataccatctgactggcaaaaaagtaccactgttccaataagaaaaaagaaaggtagtccaggttttttaatgcattcttgacaaccgtattcgtcaaatggttgaaataaccgtgaatcaaaccggatttgtcaaaaactgctgaactactgacgcaatacacgctgcgcggttactcatggagaaacaccgtaagaagcatcgccctctttacattgcatttctggatctagagaaagcgtttgaccgtgtgtcacacgaactcaccTGGTATGCttcacgacaacacttagtgccagaagaactcgtgcgtgtGTGCGTGCGTGAACTCGTGTGGTTCatttgctctatcacgatccgaaaagtaaagttcgaagtatggcggttgcaccgatcgtggaaacattgcgagacaggcgtcttcaatggtatggtcacgtgattcgcactaacgagaattcacttgccaagattggtctgaacatcgaagtcgatggtaaacgatcaaaaggcaagccgaaacattgtatggggatttaaaagcctggagtttgcacccagatcagggattcgatagagccaaatggcgaaaccgatcatgacgagccgaccccgcttgtgaacgggacaaaggctgaagaagaagaataattctttaaggacgaacgactttcccttaacagaataataataatgttgttGTGTGTCGGTATACATGTCCCTAACATATCTGCACAGTTCCAAGTACCATATATAGCATATTTGGTTTGGTTTTTGCAGATAGAAAAGTTAGACGTGTTTTAGTGTGCTCGACAATTTTCCGTTATTACAAAAGTGGAGCAAAGAATTTGAATGTAAAAAATGGAATCAAGTGCTCCGAAACACTTAAGATGTTGACAGTGGCTTACGGTACGGCTCTAAgtacaaaaaatgtttacaaatgGTACAAGCTCTTTCAAGATGGCCGAGAAGATGTCAATGACGAACCCCGCTCTGGATGCCCCAATACATCAACAACAGATGATAACGTTGAAGCTGTGAAGAAAATTGTTTTCGAAAATAGTCAAATTACCATAAGACAAGTTGCTGAGGATGTTGGCATATCAGTCGGCTCATGTCATATAATTTTTTCGGATATTTTAGGCATTTTTTTAGGTGCGGCAGCGAAATTTATCCCAAAACTGCTAAATTTTGACCAAAAAAACCGCCCCATGAGCATTGTTCAGGAGCTGCTGAATGACATCAACAATGATCCAGATATGAGGATTTGGCACCCTACTACTTTTTTCTGTTCCCAAAACTGAAGAGACCTGTGAAAGGACGGAGATTTGCAAGGATTGACGAGATAAAGACTGCATCGCTGGAAGAGCTCAAGACTAGACCAAAAAGTTCTTATAGAATGCCTCAAGGACTGGAAAAAATGCTTGCACAAGTGTTATATCTGAGGGagattactttgaaggggacaATATAAATATTGATGAAGAAATaactattttttataaaaataaaaattcacctTACTTTTTGAACACACATCGTACATCAAAAAATCCCTGTCCATACGTTTTTGGATGTAAAAGATATGTCTAAGTGTAATCTTGCGgggtttctagcgattaaattatatgAAATAATAAAGACTTGCTTgcttttcgctagtaatatttattaatcttccaaatatcgatatttcaaaaaccacttattcccttcatcagcacTGCAAGTCTACAATGGGCATATTGCTAGAAAACGGACAAGTAGAAATTCCAAGTTAGtacaacttttattttttaatccGGTATCCGGCTAgacctgcattaataaggaactccagacatcccagttttgcgccgaggtccaccaatttgatacccctaaaagctgtctggcgtcctgacctacaccatcactccatctcaggcagggtctgaatAATCTTcttcgtccatcttcatgtagggggtcaaaaatcctTAATCAGAAGTAAAATGTTGATATAAAGCTTTTTagtaaaatatcgaaaaatatctgaaaattgacttggaaaagtctgaaattagtttgaaaatttctgaaattagtttggaaaattctgaattgagtTGTAAAATCCTGAATTTGACTTACAAAACCTACACTTATTCGAAAGAGGGGATATAGACATACCAGACTGGGAGAGTAGAATGCCGCCTTACTACCTAACTGTCTCCTTCACGCTGGAGATGGTGCCGAAGTCATTGAGTAAGAATACCGCtatatttcagataaaaatataTAGATAGGTGTTTGCCTTAGCAAGTGTACATAATATTTTCCAAGATATACTGATGCCTTTCAtgaattatcatcaacggcgcaacaaccggtatccggcctaggcctgccttaataaggaactacagacatcccggttttacgccgagatc includes:
- the LOC119649610 gene encoding adipokinetic hormone codes for the protein MASPRLILLAVLFVACLLSCSAQLTFTPGWGKRSTNNMFGNSAGMNNRALGCKSSTESLLAIFHFIEAEAQKFLDCNQK